The following nucleotide sequence is from Treponema pectinovorum.
GTACAATACTCTATAGAAAAAATTTTTTGTGTTAATCTTCCTACCATATCGTATGTACATTACTGAATCTTTAGTAATTCTAGAAGTTAGGATTTTTTTAATTTCTACAACATCAAACTCAGAATTCGGGATAGAGAAGCCGAATTTCTCTCCAAAACCCCAGATTTTCATTTTATTAATACAATTGCACAAATCACTATATTCTGTTTTATGTTTATCTCCATGGATACCTATTTCCCAGCCATTTTTTCGTAAATCCTTCAATTCTTGTATTTGTATGCAATCTTCAGAAGAGCGAAAAGAACGAAACGCATCTTCCCATGTACCATCAACATATCCAGTAGTTACAAAAATTGTCCCTCGTATATTGTATTTTTTTGTTATGGGGAAAGCATATATATAATTATCTCTTCTACCATCATCAAAAGTAAAAACAATAGTTCGCATCGTTTATCTTCCTCTAAATAAACTTTTAAATATAAAACTTCTAATGCTATTTGGCATAACTACTTGAACACAAAATCGAATAAACACATTTATAATATACTGCGGAAGAGAAATTATTTTATGGCTTAGCATCCATCCCTGTAATTTGGATTCACTTTTAAAATATTTCCAGCCTCCTCGACGCTTATACATTTCTTTCCCAACTCGCACATTCACTAAATTTTCTTGAATATTATAAAAACAACAATTATTCAAAACCATTCTACAATACAAAAAGTAATCTTCGTCGTAATGCCAATGCTGATAATTTCCAGATTTTAATACAGAATCTTTTTTGAACATAATTGTAACTTGATTCATAGGACAACGAGTTTTTAAATATTTTTTTATTTGAGAATCTGTTTCAGGAACTATTCTAACTCCTACCACATTTGTGCAATCATCAATAAATTCTTTAATATAGCCCCCAACAATATCAATGTCAGGATCGTTTTCGAAAATTTTTAATTGCTTTTCAAATCTATCAGGAACAGATATATCATCCGCATCCATTAAAGCTATTAACGGATATTTACATCGAAGAACAGCTTTAGCATGAGCTATGCCTTGCCCTTCATTAACTTCTGAGCGAATTACAATTGCGCCATATTTATCTTCAAATTCTTGAACATACTCATTGAGTTCTGGAGGAATAGGCCCATCTACTGTAATTATTATTTCCGAAGGTTTTACTGTTTGATTATAAATACTTAAAAATGCAGTTTTGAAATCTTCTGGATTATCATTTTTATAACATCCTATAGTTGCAGAAAAATTAGTATGCATTTATATATCTCCAAAGTTAATATCAACAATAAAATGTTTTTCTCGTTTTTCTATAGGAGGTATTTGCATATAGTCTCCGTATAATGATAAAAGATATTTTTCCACATTATTGTAAATAAATGCATTTTCAGTTTCAAACATGCATTCTTTAGGGGGGATAATATCCGAAAGCTCTTGAATCTCGCCAAAATAATGACATCGTCCTGATGGAACTGTTACACATCTTGTTCTTTTCTTTTTATATTTTTTTGCAACTTCATCACATTTTTCATACCATTTTTGATATGTTCTAAAACTAAATAATCTTCCAATAAAGAATCTTATTTTTAATGATTTCTTTCCTTCACTTGTAGACAAAAGCAATTTAGTTACAGGACAATTCCTACGTTTCCAAAGTTTCACACAAACTGCAACATATTGATAAAAATTATTCCAAAACCCATGAAGTAAGCGAGGAAGCTTCCCGTCAGGGATATTTTCAATAGGAAATAAATCAATTCCAATAGCAGGATTTTCATCTTCAAACTCGTAAACTGTTTTTATAACAGTTCCTCTTTTTTCTATCTTTATAAATGGAAGAGAATAATTATCCGAAACCTCAGGTCCAACCAAATTATATTTATTAGGGAAATGTTTCTCTAATGCTTTTGGAAATTTTTCGTAATCACATCTAAGCATATTTAAATCAAGGTCATCATCCCACGGTATAAAACCTTTGTGTCGGACGGCTCCTAGACAGGTTCCTCCTCCTAACATCACTGTCAAGTTTTCTTCTTCACAAGCCTTCTTTATATCTCTAAACATCTCCAAAAGTGTCATTTTCAATTTTTTAGATTCTTCTTCAGAAAGTTCACGCACGGGAAGATTTGATTTTAACAATAATCCTGTAAGATTCATTTTATCATTCCCCCAATAAGCCTTTTATACATTTCATCAAGCGAAACAACTGGATTCCAACCTAGAGACATCAATTTTTTTGAATCTAATTTAACTCTTACAGTGGGATTATACCCAAATTTTGAAGCATCCCCAGTCACATCAAAAATAACTTTACTAGCTCCTTTTGAATATGAATTGCATACAAGTGTTGCCATATCTGCAATTGAAATTGTAGTTTCATTATTTGCAATATTGTAAGCCTCTCCAACTTTTCCTTTAGATAAAACTGTTAAAATTCCAGAGACGGCATCTGTTGTATAGCAATAATTTCTAACAGTCTCTCCTTTGGTTTTTAGAATAATATCTTTATTTTCTATTATTGAACGTGCAAATTGAGCAAAAACTCTATTATCAGAGTATTCAACACCTGCACCAAAAGTTTGGCATAGTCTGCAAATTTTTACAGGAATTTTAAATTCTTTAGAATAAGATGCACAAATATTTTCCACCATTCGCTTACTTTCAGAATAACTTGAACGAACAGAAATAGGATTTATACTTCCAAAATCTTCTTCTGTAACATTTTTTATTCCTTCATAATAATCAAAAGAACCATAAACTTCCAATGAGCTCATGTAGGCGAACCCTTTTATCTTTTTTCCAATACACTGTCTTAATAAATTTCTAGTTCCGTCAACAGCCACATCTATGGTTTTTATAGGATTTTCGACAAAAGTTTTGCTATCAGTAACACTTGCCCCATGGACAATATAGTTAATATCGAGATTCGAAATATTTAAATCGAATATATCAGAATATATTGGTATAAGATTTTCGCACTCATAATTTTTGAAAATTAAATTAAATTTTTCTTTATTCCTGCAACAAGCAAAAACTTTTATTTTTCCATATTTAATCAATGCCTTTGCAATGATAGAACCAATTAAACCTGTCGCTCCTGTAATCAGAATTGAAGAGCCTTCGAAGTGTTGAAAATATTTCTTTTGCGAAACTAATTCTGTTATATCGTTATCTAATATTGAATTCATATTCTATAACCCGAATATCTGCTGATTTTCTCTTACTTCATATAAAGCTTTAAATGTATAAAAGTCTGCTGGTGTAGTAATTTTTATATTATCAAAATTACCTTCAACCGTATAAAGCTCATAACCATAAAATTGCATCAAAGAGGCAGAATCTATCATATTTAAATTTCCGTCTTTTATAGCTTTCTTATGTACTGAAAGTATATCTCTAAGATTAAAACATTGCGGCGCTTTTGCATGGAAACATTTGCTCCTATCTGTAATTGTTTTGATTTTCCCATTCTCCGTTGTAACAATAGTTTCTATAGCAGGAACAACCGTTATTGCTGAGCCATGTTCCTTTACGGACTTTATGCATTCCGAAATCAAGTCTTCATTGACAAAAGGACGAACGCCATCATGAATCAAAATAACACAGTCTTCGCCAAGCAATTCATTTATCGAACATAGTCCTTTAAAAATAGATTCTTGTCCTGTTTTTCCTCCAGGGACAACTTTCTTAACCTTATCGATTTGATATTTAGACAAAAGTTTATTCAAATACGGAATCCAATCTTCAATACAAACAACAAAAATATTGTCTATTTCTGGGTGATTTTGAAAATTCTCAAGTGTATGAATTATAAGTTCCTTTCCATAAAATTGTAAAAATTGTTTAGGTCTAGCCCGACTATTCATTCTCGTGCCAGAACCACCTGCAAATATTAGTACATTATTCATCATTAACCTCTAAGTAGGATTGCGATACACCTAGGAACTAGTTGTTTATAATTCGAAACCGAATATATTCTTTTGTAATTTTTAATTAAAAAAGTCATAACTTTAAATTTTCGTTTATTTTCCCTGTTCCTATAAAATTCTTCAGTTTCTGTCAAAATTTGCCTTATTCCTTCGCTCAGTACAGGAACCCTTTTTTTAAGTTCTTGAACAAACACTAATCTATCAGTAGGGAACCCCTTTCGATTTAAGGTATTTACAATTTGCTTAAAAAAGGAAATTTTATGATTACCAGAAGCATTGTTTGAATGAATCCTATAATTTGTTATTGGTTCAAAAGTATAATACAAACCGTTCATACAGCAAGCTACCGCGCTAAACCACGCATCATGATATTCAACTTTTTCAGGTATAGGTAAAGCATAATTGAATAGTTCCTTTTTATACATCGAAGATGTCCCTTGAAAAGGATTTCCATACAATAAAATCCTCGACAACTTCCATCCATCATCACCATCTACAAAATACCTATCTCGCTCAGAAAGTAAATCTCCTATTAAGAAATCATTTTCATCTATTATTTGTGCATTTCCAACTGATGCTGTCTTATGTTTAAGATTTTCTGCCAGAATTTTCAAATGATCTTCAATCCAAATATCATCTTGGTCACATAAGGCTATATATTCGCCAGAAGATAAAGAAATTGCCTTTTCAAAATTTTTTCTAAATCCAAGATTATTTTCATTCCTATATATTTTTATTCTTGAGTCACTCTCCTCATAGTTTTTAAGAATTTCAAATGTTCCATCGGTTGAATTATCATCGCAAATAATAAGTTCAAAATCAGAAATGCTTTGGTTCAAAATAGAATCAAGTTGTTTTTGCAAATATTTACTACCGTTATAGGTAGTCATAGCTATACTAATCATAGATTGTTTCTCCATATTTAAAAAACGTTAAAAAAAATAATAAGGCACAAAAACCTACGCTATCAATTAAGAACGGATTAGTGCAAGCTGTAACAACATAGCCTAAAAGCGATAAAATATAAAAATATTTATAAATATTCTTCTCGAAAAACATTTTTTTAATAGCTGGCTTTAACCAAATAAAAACAAAAATACTTATAGTCGATATAAGCCCATACCGCCGAATAGTCTCTAAATGTGAAAGTTCTGTAATATCAACATCTTTATATCTACCTAAACTGAAAAATGTAGAACCTTTACCCCAACCAAAAAAAGTAAAACGAATCGGATCAGAGTCAAATACTGCGCTATAAGAAGTCATGTCTCGAACTTTTATTCCTGTTGAAGCACTGTTTGAATCTGTAAAGAAAAGAATTGCAAAATATATAGCCATAAAAAGCAAAACTGTAATTAGCATAAATGCTGTAACAAATTTTTTATGTTTAATCAAATAAAAAAATACATATAAAAAAATCAATAAACATGCGCACATCATATTAGCACGTGCGCCTGAAACAAACAAAGAAAACGCAAGAATAACAATTGTAAAAGTATTTTTTTTCAAACCTTTGAGCCTACATATAAGGCTATACCCCAACGCTCCAATCATGCAAGGAGCGGTTCTATAATAGACGGTAACAAAAAATTTCCCAAGAATATTTCTATTATCAATACTACATATCATTAAATTTTTTTTTTCTAAAAGTGTATCGAAATATGTCTTTAAAGCAGCATAATAAATTTTTGAAGATATACATATAATCCAAAGCACAATTGTAATAAGTGCTATTAGTATTGCAACAAACATATATGATTTTATAATGCATGAAGCATATTTCTTTGTATTAAAGCAGGTCAAATATAAATAGCAAGATGCGATGACTGTCTCAAAAATTCCCCTTGAAAAATCTATATTACTTCCTGGTACTATTAGATTATAGGTAATAGATATTCCCCAAATTGACAATAACAATAAAGAATTACCAATATTTGAATAATCAGCATAAATAAATGAAGTACATAAAAATAAAGCAAAAAAAATTTCTCTCGTATGGAAAAAAGGCTCACGAATATTAATAGTAATAATTAATAATGAAAGAAATATTTTTGATAGCTCAAATAATCTTATTTTGTATAAACTTTTCATACAAACTTAAAATTTGTCATTTCTTAATTGATATTCATTCTTCACAAACTTCATATCGCTTTTAACCATCAGTTTAACAAGTTGTTCGAACGACGTCTTTTGAGGATTCCATCCTAATTCAGTTCTTGCTTTTGTAGGATCCCCTAACAAGGTTTCTACCTCTGCTGGTCTAAAATAACTAGGATCAACTTCAATAATGACTTCCCCTGTTTTTTTGTTATAACCTTTCTCATCAACACCTTTTCCCTTGAACTCTAATTCGATTCCAACTTCGTTAAACGCTCTTATACAGAATTCTTTAACTGAATGCTGTTCTCCTGTCGCTATAACGTAATCATCTGGTTTACTTTGTTGCAACATTAACCACATACATTCTACATAGTCTTTAGCATATCCCCAATCTCGCATTGCATTTAAATTTCCTAAATACAACTTTTTTTGCAATCCATTAGCAATTCTTGCAACAGACAAAGTAATTTTTCTAGTTACAAAATTTTCACCTCGTCTTTCAGATTCATGGTTAAACAAGATTCCGTTACAACAAAACATCCCGTAACTTTCTCTATAATTTTTCATAATCCAGAAACCATAGAGTTTCGCAACTGCGTAGGGACTTCTTGGATAAAAAGGAGTTGTTTCTTTTTGAGGAATTTCTTGAACCAATCCAAATAATTCAGATGTTGAAGCTTGATAAATTCTACATGTTTTTTCCATACCAAGAAAATGAACCGCTTCCAAAATTCTCAAAACTCCAGTTGCATCTGTATCAGCAGTATATTCGGGAACATCAAAAGACACTCGAACATGAGATTGGGCCGCTAAATTATAAATCTCTGTTGGGGTAATTTCTTTTATAAGTCTAGTCATGCTCATAGAATCAGTCATATCGCCGTAATGTAAAATCAACCTGCGTTCTGCATGGTAATCCGCAACTAATTTTTCGATATACAAATGTTCGATTCTCCCTGTATTAAAAGATGAAGATCTCCTTATAATTCCATGAACTTCATATCCTTTTGAAAGCAGTAATTCTGCTAAATAAGATCCATCCTGTCCTGTTATACCTGTAATCAATGCTACTTTTCTTTCCATAATTTAGGCTCCTAAGGTTTCTTTTATTAGTTTTATATATTCTTCTTTAAAATTATTCCAGTTTGATTCTTGAAAGGTCTCTGCTATAGACTCAAATTTTTTTTCATCAATTAAATTATAATTATCAAATACTTTTTTTAATACTTTTGCCAATTCAATTTCATCATGAGGATTAAAATATTCAACATTAGCAGGTTTCTGCTCCAGATGAACAGGAATATTTGAAAGGATTATTTTTTTCCCTATCAATTTACACTCTTCTACCGCTGTATTCCATCCCTCAAATAAAGATGGTTGAATAACTGCTGTACTATAATATTGAAGACATTTAACATCATTGTAAGGAATATTTCCTGTCATTATAAAATATTCTTGCAATTGATTTTCTTTAATGTAGTTTGTAATTATATTGAAATTCGCTAAATCTCTTGAGTCCTTTTGTAATCCCGTAGCAACAATTTTGAAATTTAAAGTTTTATATTGATCAATCAATTCCTTTAAAGATTTTAAGACAATTATATGATTTTTATGAGCCCAAAATTGATTCGTTATTAAAAAGAATTTATATTCATCCAATTTATATTTATCTAAAATATCTCTTGAATAATCATTAACTTTATTAATAGGCGGAAGTGTAAAGTGGAACACTTTTATTTTATCTTCATTTAATTTTGGGAAGCATTCTTTTAAATCTTTTTTAGAATCGTAGCTGCTAACCACAACATATTTTGAATTATCCAAAATAATTTGCCTTACAAATTTTTCTCTAACTACTGCTTTTTCTGAAAAAAGTTGGGGATATCTAAAAGACTGGAGATCTGGAATCCAGCTACAGCACGGACAAGGTGTCTTTTTGTTTAATGGGAAAAAATCGTTATGAGATACGATATCAATTTTGTATTTTTTTAAAATTCTATTTATCAATATTTCGTATTTAAAATAGTACAAAAAGAATTTTCTTACATAAGAAAGTTTTGAACCATCTGTAAATAGATTCGAATAATAACATTTTACATTTGGAAATTTTGCATCGATTATAACTTTTAACTTTGGAGAAGCCAAAATATATGGCTCAAATTCATTTGAACCATTAATTAAATCAACTAAATTTTTATAATAGTTTAAGCCACCATTCCAGCGTCCTAAATTATCTTGAAAAATAAAACCTACCCTAATCATATGTTTTTAAATTTTTACTCCACTCTACAAATTCATGTAAGTCATCTTCAAAATTACAAGTTTGCTTGTATCCCAGTTGCAAAATCTTCTTAATATCTGCTTCCCAGTTTACAGGATCGCCTGCTCTATTATTACCTTCAAAAATAATTTCTTTTTGACTGTTCAATATATTCTTTATATTATACGCAACAGTCTTTATAGAAGTTTGAATTCCATTACCTACATTATAACATCCGACATCTATACTATTATCCAAAATAAACAACTCTATGATTTTTACAACATCAA
It contains:
- a CDS encoding IspD/TarI family cytidylyltransferase, encoding MNNVLIFAGGSGTRMNSRARPKQFLQFYGKELIIHTLENFQNHPEIDNIFVVCIEDWIPYLNKLLSKYQIDKVKKVVPGGKTGQESIFKGLCSINELLGEDCVILIHDGVRPFVNEDLISECIKSVKEHGSAITVVPAIETIVTTENGKIKTITDRSKCFHAKAPQCFNLRDILSVHKKAIKDGNLNMIDSASLMQFYGYELYTVEGNFDNIKITTPADFYTFKALYEVRENQQIFGL
- a CDS encoding polysaccharide deacetylase family protein — protein: MRTIVFTFDDGRRDNYIYAFPITKKYNIRGTIFVTTGYVDGTWEDAFRSFRSSEDCIQIQELKDLRKNGWEIGIHGDKHKTEYSDLCNCINKMKIWGFGEKFGFSIPNSEFDVVEIKKILTSRITKDSVMYIRYGRKINTKNFFYRVLY
- a CDS encoding glycosyltransferase → MHTNFSATIGCYKNDNPEDFKTAFLSIYNQTVKPSEIIITVDGPIPPELNEYVQEFEDKYGAIVIRSEVNEGQGIAHAKAVLRCKYPLIALMDADDISVPDRFEKQLKIFENDPDIDIVGGYIKEFIDDCTNVVGVRIVPETDSQIKKYLKTRCPMNQVTIMFKKDSVLKSGNYQHWHYDEDYFLYCRMVLNNCCFYNIQENLVNVRVGKEMYKRRGGWKYFKSESKLQGWMLSHKIISLPQYIINVFIRFCVQVVMPNSIRSFIFKSLFRGR
- a CDS encoding LicD family protein, whose protein sequence is MNLTGLLLKSNLPVRELSEEESKKLKMTLLEMFRDIKKACEEENLTVMLGGGTCLGAVRHKGFIPWDDDLDLNMLRCDYEKFPKALEKHFPNKYNLVGPEVSDNYSLPFIKIEKRGTVIKTVYEFEDENPAIGIDLFPIENIPDGKLPRLLHGFWNNFYQYVAVCVKLWKRRNCPVTKLLLSTSEGKKSLKIRFFIGRLFSFRTYQKWYEKCDEVAKKYKKKRTRCVTVPSGRCHYFGEIQELSDIIPPKECMFETENAFIYNNVEKYLLSLYGDYMQIPPIEKREKHFIVDINFGDI
- the gmd gene encoding GDP-mannose 4,6-dehydratase, which produces MERKVALITGITGQDGSYLAELLLSKGYEVHGIIRRSSSFNTGRIEHLYIEKLVADYHAERRLILHYGDMTDSMSMTRLIKEITPTEIYNLAAQSHVRVSFDVPEYTADTDATGVLRILEAVHFLGMEKTCRIYQASTSELFGLVQEIPQKETTPFYPRSPYAVAKLYGFWIMKNYRESYGMFCCNGILFNHESERRGENFVTRKITLSVARIANGLQKKLYLGNLNAMRDWGYAKDYVECMWLMLQQSKPDDYVIATGEQHSVKEFCIRAFNEVGIELEFKGKGVDEKGYNKKTGEVIIEVDPSYFRPAEVETLLGDPTKARTELGWNPQKTSFEQLVKLMVKSDMKFVKNEYQLRNDKF
- a CDS encoding NAD-dependent epimerase/dehydratase family protein, whose product is MNSILDNDITELVSQKKYFQHFEGSSILITGATGLIGSIIAKALIKYGKIKVFACCRNKEKFNLIFKNYECENLIPIYSDIFDLNISNLDINYIVHGASVTDSKTFVENPIKTIDVAVDGTRNLLRQCIGKKIKGFAYMSSLEVYGSFDYYEGIKNVTEEDFGSINPISVRSSYSESKRMVENICASYSKEFKIPVKICRLCQTFGAGVEYSDNRVFAQFARSIIENKDIILKTKGETVRNYCYTTDAVSGILTVLSKGKVGEAYNIANNETTISIADMATLVCNSYSKGASKVIFDVTGDASKFGYNPTVRVKLDSKKLMSLGWNPVVSLDEMYKRLIGGMIK
- a CDS encoding glycosyltransferase family 2 protein, translating into MISIAMTTYNGSKYLQKQLDSILNQSISDFELIICDDNSTDGTFEILKNYEESDSRIKIYRNENNLGFRKNFEKAISLSSGEYIALCDQDDIWIEDHLKILAENLKHKTASVGNAQIIDENDFLIGDLLSERDRYFVDGDDGWKLSRILLYGNPFQGTSSMYKKELFNYALPIPEKVEYHDAWFSAVACCMNGLYYTFEPITNYRIHSNNASGNHKISFFKQIVNTLNRKGFPTDRLVFVQELKKRVPVLSEGIRQILTETEEFYRNRENKRKFKVMTFLIKNYKRIYSVSNYKQLVPRCIAILLRG
- a CDS encoding glycosyltransferase family 4 protein, encoding MIRVGFIFQDNLGRWNGGLNYYKNLVDLINGSNEFEPYILASPKLKVIIDAKFPNVKCYYSNLFTDGSKLSYVRKFFLYYFKYEILINRILKKYKIDIVSHNDFFPLNKKTPCPCCSWIPDLQSFRYPQLFSEKAVVREKFVRQIILDNSKYVVVSSYDSKKDLKECFPKLNEDKIKVFHFTLPPINKVNDYSRDILDKYKLDEYKFFLITNQFWAHKNHIIVLKSLKELIDQYKTLNFKIVATGLQKDSRDLANFNIITNYIKENQLQEYFIMTGNIPYNDVKCLQYYSTAVIQPSLFEGWNTAVEECKLIGKKIILSNIPVHLEQKPANVEYFNPHDEIELAKVLKKVFDNYNLIDEKKFESIAETFQESNWNNFKEEYIKLIKETLGA